From one Pseudopipra pipra isolate bDixPip1 chromosome 2, bDixPip1.hap1, whole genome shotgun sequence genomic stretch:
- the RPL24 gene encoding large ribosomal subunit protein eL24, translating into MKVELCSFSGYKIYPGHGRRYARTDGKVFQFLNAKCESAFLSKRNPRQINWTVLYRRKHKKGQSEEIQKKRTRRAVKFQRAITGASLAEIMAKRNQKPEVRKAQREQAIRAAKEAKKAKQATKKTAVSAAKAPTKAAPKQKIVKPVKVSAPRVGGKR; encoded by the exons aTGAA GGTCGAGCTGTGCAGCTTCAGCGGGTACAAGATCTACCCGGGCCACGGCCGCCGCTACGCCCGCACCGATGGCAAG GTTTTTCAGTTCTTGAATGCAAAATGTGAGTCTGCATTCCTTTCCAAGAGAAACCCCCGTCAGATCAACTGGACTGTTCTGTACAGGCGTAAACACAAGAAGGGACAGTCA GAAGAGATACAGAAGAAGCGCACGCGCCGCGCTGTCAAGTTCCAGAGAGCCATCACTGGTGCCTCTCTGGCTGAGATTATGGCTAAACGAAACCAGAAGCCTGAAGTACGCAAAGCACAGAGGGAACAAGCTATTAG GGCTGCAAAGGAAGCCAAGAAGGCTAAGCAGGCAACCAAGAAAACAGCTGTTTCTGCTGCAAAG GCTCCTACAAAGGCAGCACCAAAGCAGAAGATTGTGAAGCCAGTCAAGGTTTCTGCTCCCCGTGTTGGTGGAAAGCGCTAA
- the ZBTB11 gene encoding zinc finger and BTB domain-containing protein 11 produces the protein MSSEESYLAILRYLTNEREPYAPGTEGNAKRKIRKAAACYVVRGGTLYYQRRQRDQQRFAELEVVLQAERRARLIRNAHLAPDGGHRTRLQTWQGLSQKYWWRGILKQVKDYIKECSKCQEKLDRSRSLSDPSEMLGELGLDAKSQEDSNETDDELSNTGSIPAGSPKPVKKKPIAKHELVFVDSKGLVKQSSSKHCLSVLNQLNQQRLSNQFCDVTLLIEGEEYKAHKSVLAANSEYFRELFIEKGAVTSHEAVVDLSGFCKSSFLPLLEFAYTSELTFDFCSMAEVAMLARHLFMTDVLEICENVHKQMEEKQITVYQKGDIQTVESTQNLAEQAEVETQPTDGAEQLKLTDSEVPVAVNGAPSSAGTEEAPSSAGTAAPQPNLLHPEPLEATPHDLPKPVEQCETAENYIKIQLVESISNSLYERLGAEDADTESQTETETVQNESDKAHVDTAAEDPSETHTQTNNEQSIPVSLQENLASSQDDTYKSKLRQRSVSEGGYIRLHKGIEKKLQSRKTNPKSAVQQVAMKLVQRGKKMKQPKRDTTENNEAEAQHKCTECGMVFQRRYALIMHTLKHERSQEYKCPLCKKEFQYGASLRAHLVRHTRKSEANPAATSAEGTGVSAVKGRTKREFVCDICGRTLPKPYSLRIHMLKHTGVKPHACKVCGKTFTYKHGLKMHLALHEVQKQFKCDLCEKSFVTKRSLQEHMSIHTGESKYLCSICGKSFHRASGLSKHIKKHQPKPEVRGYQCTQCDKSFYEARDLRQHMNKHLGVKPFQCQFCGKCYSWKKDWYSHVKSHSVTDPYRCNVCGKEFYEKALYRRHVKKATHGKKGRAKQNLERVCEHCGRKFTQLREYRRHVNNHEGVKPFECLTCGVAWADARSLKRHVRTHTGERPYVCPVCNEAYIDARTLRKHMTKFHRDYIPCKIMLEKDTLQFHNQGTQVEHAISILAADVQEQETEISFGAGEGETVVVTGETLEAIEAVAATEECTSVSTLSDQSIMQVVNYVLAQQQGQKMAEGTQAIETVEVEVAHVTTTESI, from the exons ATGTCCAGCGAGGAGAGCTACCTGGCCATCCTGCGGTACCTGACCAACGAGCGGGAGCCGTACGCGCCGGGCACGGAGGGCAACGCCAAGCGGAAGATCCGCAAGGCCGCCGCCTGCTACGTGGTGCGCGGCGGGACCCTGTACTACCAGCGGCGGCAGCGCGACCAGCAGCGCTTCGCCGAGCTGGAGGTGGTGCTGCAGGCCGAGCGCCGCGCACGCCTCATCCGCAACGCGCACCTGGCGCCCGACGGCGGGCACCGCACCCGCCTGCAGACATGGCAGGGGCTCTCGCAGAAGTACTGGTGGAGAG GTATCCTTAAGCAGGTTAAAGATTACATTAAAGAATGCAGCAAGTGCCAAGAAAAGCTGGATCGCTCTAGATCTCTGTCGGATCcttctgaaatgctgggggaacTAGGACTGGATGCAAAATCTCAAGAAGATAGCAATGAAACAGATGATGAATTGAGTAACACAGGATCAATTCCAGCTGGATCCCCAAAGCCTGTGAAGAAGAAGCCAATAGCAAAGCATGAGCTTGTGTTT GTGGACAGTAAGGGCCTTGTGAAGCAGTCATCTTCCAAACATTGTCTGTCAGTCTTAAACCAGCTGAATCAGCAGAGGCTTTCCAATCAGTTCTGTGATGTGACTTTGCTGATTGAAGGAGAGGAGTACAAAGCTCACAAATCTGTCTTGGCAGCCAACAGCGAGTACTTCCGAGAGCTCTTCATTGAAAAGGGAGCTGTCACTAGTCATGAAGCTGTAGTGGATCTGTCAG GGTTCTGCAAGTCCAGTTTCCTGCCTCTGTTGGAATTTGCTTACACTTCAGAATTAACTTTTGACTTCTGTAGCATGGCAGAAGTGGCCATGCTTGCCCGGCATCTCTTCATGACAGATGTCCTGGAAATCTGTGAAAATGTGCACAAACAGATGGAAGAGAAACAAATCACGGTGTACCAAAAGGGAGACATTCAAACTGTGGAGTCAACACAGAACTTAGCAGAGCAGGCTGAAGTTGAGACACAGCCCACGGATGGTGCTGAACAGCTTAAGCTCACAGACAGTGAAGTGCCAGTAGCTGTGAACGgagctccttcctctgctgggacagaggaagctccttcctctgctgggacagcagcaccCCAGCCCAACCTCCTGCACCCAGAGCCTCTGGAGGCCACTCCCCATGATCTTCCAAAGCCTGTGGAGCAGTGTGAAACAGCTGAGAATTACATCAAGATCCAGCTGGTAGAGAGCATTTCAAACAGCCTCTATGAAAGGTTGGGTGCTGAAGATGCGGACACAGAGAGTCAAACAGAAACTGAGACCGTTCAAAATGAAAGTGATAAAGCACATGTGGACACTGCTGCTGAAGACCCctcagagacacacacacaaacaaataaTGAACAGAGCATCCCAGTTTCCCTGCAGGAAAACCTTGCTTCCAGCCAGGATGATACTTACAAGAGCAAGCTTCGCCAGCGTTCTGTCAGTGAAGGGGGATATATCAGATTGCATAAAGGAATTGAAAAGAAACTGCAAAGCAGAAAGACAAATCCTAAATCTGCAGTACAGCAG GTTGCCATGAAGCTGGtacaaagagggaaaaaaatgaaacagccCAAAAGAGATACCACAGAAAATAACGAAGCTGAAGCTCAGCACAAGTGCACAGAGTGTGGAATGGTGTTCCAGCGGCGCTATGCACTTATAATGCACACACTGAAACATGAAAGATCTCAAGAATATAAATGTCCT CTGTGTAAAAAGGAATTCCAGTACGGTGCATCCCTGCGGGCCCACCTTGTCCGGCACACTCGGAAGAGCGAAGCCAACCCCGCAGCTACGAGTGCAGAAGGGACGGGTGTGTCTGCAGTGAAAGGGAGAACCAAACGGGAATTCGTGTGTGATATCTGTGGGAGAACTCTGCCTAAGCCCTATTCTCTCAGAATACATATGCTCAAACATACAGGTGTAAAACCACATGCATGCAAG GTTTGTGGAAAGACCTTTACATATAAGCATGGATTAAAAATGCACTTGGCTCTCCATGAAGTACAGAAACAGTTCAAGTGTGACTTGTGTGAAAAGTCTTTTGTCACAAAAAGAAGTCTTCAGGAACACATGAGCATTCATACAG gagaatCCAAGTATCTTTGCTCCATCTGTGGAAAATCCTTCCACAGGGCATCAGGGCTCAGTAAACACATAAAGAAACACCAACCAAAGCCTGAAGTTCGTGGATATCAGTGTACTCA GTGTGACAAGAGTTTCTATGAAGCTCGAGATCTTCGGCAGCATATGAATAAACATTTAGGTGTGAAGCCATTTCAGTGTCAGTTCTGTGGAAAATGTTACAGCTGGAAGAAAGACTGGTATTCTCATGTAAAGTCTCATTCTGTCACAGACCCTTATAG GTGTAATGTATGTGGAAAAGAATTTTATGAGAAGGCTTTGTACAGAAGACATGTAAAGAAAGCCACACACGgtaaaaaaggaagagcaaaacaaaatctgGAACGGGTTTGTGAGCACTGTGGAAGAAAATTCACCCAACTCCGGGAATATAGGAGACATGTGAACAATCATGAAG GTGTGAAGCCCTTTGAGTGTCTGACGTGCGGGGTGGCCTGGGCCGACGCGCGCTCCCTGAAGCGCCACGTGAGGACACACACCGGGGAGCGGCCGTACGTGTGCCCAGTGTGCAACGAGGCCTACATCGACGCCCGGACCCTGCGGAAGCACATGACCAAGTTCCACAGGGACTACATACCCTGCAAAATCATGCTGGAAAAAGATACTCTTCAGTTTCACAACCAGGGGACGCAGGTGGAGCATGCCATCAGCATTTTAGCGGCAGACGTGCAGGAGCAAGAAACCGAGATTAGCTTTGGTGCTGGTGAGGGTGAGACTGTGGTAGTGACAGGGGAGACGCTTGAAGCCATCGAAGCAGTTGCAGCTACTGAGGAATGTACATCAGTGTCTACTCTTTCTGACCAAAGCATCATGCAGGTGGTGAATTATGTATTGGCACAACAGCAAGGACAGAAAATGGCTGAAGGGACGCAGGCCATTGAAACTGTAGAAGTAGAAGTGGCCCATGTTACAACAACAGAGTCCATTTAG